A region from the Phaenicophaeus curvirostris isolate KB17595 chromosome 3, BPBGC_Pcur_1.0, whole genome shotgun sequence genome encodes:
- the LOC138718720 gene encoding uncharacterized protein isoform X1 — protein sequence MMREPLRDPDPSPGRGGKRRGGALQASSVQSTMEPSHLSCTLAAEEEEGAHGETEAIAIQPKKPVQRMPLLQKTWQKSRRTALLFQSPVFFCPVARSNAPSFCSVSRENLAEVLAMREPLRDPDPCGMISVKSTTSKRASRLPGGSLQCPRQRAHLQTGSCGKPGVRRSEAGDRPLTVPKSPDVSGSLSPLCSVGSGFLSSCARPGGRRGLVQTLCPGRAAATFAA from the exons AtgatgagagagcccctgcgggatcccgacccctccccaGGGCGAGGGGGGAAGCGAcgtggcggtgccctccaggccagcagcgttcag AGCActatggagccttcccatctctcttgtACGCTCGCggcggaagaagaggagggcgccCATGGTGAAACAGAAGCGattgccattcag cccaaaaagccagtccAGAGAATGCCCTtgttgcagaaaacctggcaaaagtctcgcagaacagccctgctttttcaaagcccggTATTCTTCTGTCCCGTCGCGAGGAGTAACG ctccttccttttgctctgtcagcagagagaaccTGGCAGAAGTGTTGgcgatgagagagcccctgcgggatcccgacccctGCGGAATGATCTCTGTAAAATCCACAACCTCGAAGCGTGCCTCGCGTCTTCCTGGTGGCTCGCTCCAGTGCCCGAGGCAGCGAGCGCACTTACAGACAG gttcATGTGGCAAACCTGGTGTGCGTAGGAGTGAAGCCGGCGACCGGCCACTGACCGTGCCGAAGTCTCCCGACGTCTCAGGTA gtctctctcctctgtgcagCGTAGGAAGtggattcctctcctcctgcgcACGCCCAGGTGGAAGACGTGGCCTCGTCCAGACCCTCTGTCCCGGTCGCGCTGCCGCCACCTTTGCTGCGTGA
- the LOC138718720 gene encoding uncharacterized protein isoform X3 yields the protein MMREPLRDPDPSPGRGGKRRGGALQASSVQPKKPVQRMPLLQKTWQKSRRTALLFQSPVFFCPVARSNAPSFCSVSRENLAEVLAMREPLRDPDPCGMISVKSTTSKRASRLPGGSLQCPRQRAHLQTGSCGKPGVRRSEAGDRPLTVPKSPDVSGSLSPLCSVGSGFLSSCARPGGRRGLVQTLCPGRAAATFAA from the exons AtgatgagagagcccctgcgggatcccgacccctccccaGGGCGAGGGGGGAAGCGAcgtggcggtgccctccaggccagcagcgttcag cccaaaaagccagtccAGAGAATGCCCTtgttgcagaaaacctggcaaaagtctcgcagaacagccctgctttttcaaagcccggTATTCTTCTGTCCCGTCGCGAGGAGTAACG ctccttccttttgctctgtcagcagagagaaccTGGCAGAAGTGTTGgcgatgagagagcccctgcgggatcccgacccctGCGGAATGATCTCTGTAAAATCCACAACCTCGAAGCGTGCCTCGCGTCTTCCTGGTGGCTCGCTCCAGTGCCCGAGGCAGCGAGCGCACTTACAGACAG gttcATGTGGCAAACCTGGTGTGCGTAGGAGTGAAGCCGGCGACCGGCCACTGACCGTGCCGAAGTCTCCCGACGTCTCAGGTA gtctctctcctctgtgcagCGTAGGAAGtggattcctctcctcctgcgcACGCCCAGGTGGAAGACGTGGCCTCGTCCAGACCCTCTGTCCCGGTCGCGCTGCCGCCACCTTTGCTGCGTGA
- the LOC138718720 gene encoding uncharacterized protein isoform X2 — MMREPLRDPDPSPGRGGKRRGGALQASSVQSTMEPSHLSCTLAAEEEEGAHGETEAIAIQPKKPVQRMPLLQKTWQKSRRTALLFQSPVFFCPVARSNAPSFCSVSRENLAEVLAMREPLRDPDPCGMISVKSTTSKRASRLPGGSLQCPRQRAHLQTGSCGKPGVRRSEAGDRPLTVPKSPDVSGLSPLCSVGSGFLSSCARPGGRRGLVQTLCPGRAAATFAA, encoded by the exons AtgatgagagagcccctgcgggatcccgacccctccccaGGGCGAGGGGGGAAGCGAcgtggcggtgccctccaggccagcagcgttcag AGCActatggagccttcccatctctcttgtACGCTCGCggcggaagaagaggagggcgccCATGGTGAAACAGAAGCGattgccattcag cccaaaaagccagtccAGAGAATGCCCTtgttgcagaaaacctggcaaaagtctcgcagaacagccctgctttttcaaagcccggTATTCTTCTGTCCCGTCGCGAGGAGTAACG ctccttccttttgctctgtcagcagagagaaccTGGCAGAAGTGTTGgcgatgagagagcccctgcgggatcccgacccctGCGGAATGATCTCTGTAAAATCCACAACCTCGAAGCGTGCCTCGCGTCTTCCTGGTGGCTCGCTCCAGTGCCCGAGGCAGCGAGCGCACTTACAGACAG gttcATGTGGCAAACCTGGTGTGCGTAGGAGTGAAGCCGGCGACCGGCCACTGACCGTGCCGAAGTCTCCCGACGTCTCAG gtctctctcctctgtgcagCGTAGGAAGtggattcctctcctcctgcgcACGCCCAGGTGGAAGACGTGGCCTCGTCCAGACCCTCTGTCCCGGTCGCGCTGCCGCCACCTTTGCTGCGTGA
- the LOC138718720 gene encoding uncharacterized protein isoform X6 gives MMREPLRDPDPSPGRGGKRRGGALQASSVQSTMEPSHLSCTLAAEEEEGAHGETEAIAIQPKKPVQRMPLLQKTWQKSRRTALLFQSPVFFCPVARSNAPSFCSVSRENLAEVLAMREPLRDPDPCGMISVKSTTSKRASRLPGGSLQCPRQRAHLQTGSCGKPGVRRSEAGDRPLTVPKSPDVSE, from the exons AtgatgagagagcccctgcgggatcccgacccctccccaGGGCGAGGGGGGAAGCGAcgtggcggtgccctccaggccagcagcgttcag AGCActatggagccttcccatctctcttgtACGCTCGCggcggaagaagaggagggcgccCATGGTGAAACAGAAGCGattgccattcag cccaaaaagccagtccAGAGAATGCCCTtgttgcagaaaacctggcaaaagtctcgcagaacagccctgctttttcaaagcccggTATTCTTCTGTCCCGTCGCGAGGAGTAACG ctccttccttttgctctgtcagcagagagaaccTGGCAGAAGTGTTGgcgatgagagagcccctgcgggatcccgacccctGCGGAATGATCTCTGTAAAATCCACAACCTCGAAGCGTGCCTCGCGTCTTCCTGGTGGCTCGCTCCAGTGCCCGAGGCAGCGAGCGCACTTACAGACAG gttcATGTGGCAAACCTGGTGTGCGTAGGAGTGAAGCCGGCGACCGGCCACTGACCGTGCCGAAGTCTCCCGACGTCTCAG AATAA
- the LOC138718720 gene encoding uncharacterized protein isoform X5: MMREPLRDPDPSPGRGGKRRGGALQASSVQSTMEPSHLSCTLAAEEEEGAHGETEAIAIQPKKPVQRMPLLQKTWQKSRRTALLFQSPVFFCPVARSNAPSFCSVSRENLAEVLAMREPLRDPDPCGMISVKSTTSKRASRLPGGSLQCPRQRAHLQTGSCGKPGVRRSEAGDRPLTVPKSPDVSVRLTE; encoded by the exons AtgatgagagagcccctgcgggatcccgacccctccccaGGGCGAGGGGGGAAGCGAcgtggcggtgccctccaggccagcagcgttcag AGCActatggagccttcccatctctcttgtACGCTCGCggcggaagaagaggagggcgccCATGGTGAAACAGAAGCGattgccattcag cccaaaaagccagtccAGAGAATGCCCTtgttgcagaaaacctggcaaaagtctcgcagaacagccctgctttttcaaagcccggTATTCTTCTGTCCCGTCGCGAGGAGTAACG ctccttccttttgctctgtcagcagagagaaccTGGCAGAAGTGTTGgcgatgagagagcccctgcgggatcccgacccctGCGGAATGATCTCTGTAAAATCCACAACCTCGAAGCGTGCCTCGCGTCTTCCTGGTGGCTCGCTCCAGTGCCCGAGGCAGCGAGCGCACTTACAGACAG gttcATGTGGCAAACCTGGTGTGCGTAGGAGTGAAGCCGGCGACCGGCCACTGACCGTGCCGAAGTCTCCCGACGTCTCAG TTCGTCTAACAGAATAA
- the LOC138718720 gene encoding uncharacterized protein isoform X4, producing the protein MMREPLRDPDPSPGRGGKRRGGALQASSVQSTMEPSHLSCTLAAEEEEGAHGETEAIAIQPKKPVQRMPLLQKTWQKSRRTALLFQSPVFFCPVARSNAPSFCSVSRENLAEVLAMREPLRDPDPCGMISVKSTTSKRASRLPGGSLQCPRQRAHLQTGSCGKPGVRRSEAGDRPLTVPKSPDVSAGALRV; encoded by the exons AtgatgagagagcccctgcgggatcccgacccctccccaGGGCGAGGGGGGAAGCGAcgtggcggtgccctccaggccagcagcgttcag AGCActatggagccttcccatctctcttgtACGCTCGCggcggaagaagaggagggcgccCATGGTGAAACAGAAGCGattgccattcag cccaaaaagccagtccAGAGAATGCCCTtgttgcagaaaacctggcaaaagtctcgcagaacagccctgctttttcaaagcccggTATTCTTCTGTCCCGTCGCGAGGAGTAACG ctccttccttttgctctgtcagcagagagaaccTGGCAGAAGTGTTGgcgatgagagagcccctgcgggatcccgacccctGCGGAATGATCTCTGTAAAATCCACAACCTCGAAGCGTGCCTCGCGTCTTCCTGGTGGCTCGCTCCAGTGCCCGAGGCAGCGAGCGCACTTACAGACAG gttcATGTGGCAAACCTGGTGTGCGTAGGAGTGAAGCCGGCGACCGGCCACTGACCGTGCCGAAGTCTCCCGACGTCTCAG CCGGCGCGTTGCGGGTCTGA